The following is a genomic window from Lactococcus carnosus.
TCACTAAATGCTAAGGTGGCAAAAAAGACTGGAAAAGTTGGGCAAGACGTTATCATTAATGATGTCTACTATAAGGTAAATTCGGTGACTTACAATCCGGGTACAAAATATGCAATACCTAGAGCGGGCAATCAATTCGTCATTGTAAATGTCACGGTGACGAATAAAGGGAAAAAGACGATTGACTATAATCTATTTGATTTTAAACTAGATGATAAAGGTAACCAAACAGCATTAACTGAATCGATCATTGGTGATGACGGCAAAAATATCGTGAATGATCGATTTCCAAGTGGGAGCCTTGCCCAAGGTGGTAGTGTAACAGGTACAATGGTAGGACAGGCAAAAATAGCAGATAAAGATAGCTATAACTTACTCTATCAATCAAATAGGCTCGCTAATAAAAACCAAATTACATTTAATTTAAACTAAATGTAAAGATAGCAATGATGCGTCTATCGCGCATCTTAAGCAGTACAAATACAGAGATTATCTATCTTTGTATCTGTACTGCTTTTAGGTTTCAATCAGATGCATCTGTATCTATCAAAAACGATTTCTCTTTTTCCAATGTCAAATTTTGATATGCAACTTCCTAACATAAATTATTTTTTTACTATAAGTGAACTGCCTGCTTTTTTTAATATAAAAGGAAAAACATGATACGCTTAAATTATCATGCCAATGCTAAATCTTCTTAGACCTTAACTGTGGCGTAAACTCTAGCTCATCCTCGATCTCATCATTTCTGATTTTGACAAATGTCATCGATGTAATCGTATACTTAGCTTTTAGTGTCTCTACCTTCTTCTCAATCCAGATGCGGTTTGATATATTAATCATCTTTTATACTGCCTTCCTACAAACTATTAATAAAGAAAAATATATAATTGTTTGATAAAAACCACTATAATTAGTACAATGAAGCCATCGTGCAAACTTGATCCACGTTAAAAGCTACTAGGAGAGAATTATGGAAAAGGCGATTATTTTAGGGTTTTTATTATGTTCAACCTTACTCGTAGGCTGTTCGAATAATAAGAAAACAACTGAAGCATCGAAAGAAAACAAAATCGAAAAAAGTGCATCAAAAAATTCAGTCACAGAAAAAACGAGTTCAAAATCAGAAGTAACAAAGTCAACTGAGCAGACAGTATCTGAGAGTGCTTCTCAAAACCCACCCCAATCCGCTACAGAACCAGTAGTAACTGAGCAGGATATTAACCCTGGTGCTATTTTTAACGGTGACATTAGTTCTATAGTAGGTAAATGGGAAGATACAAAAGGTGATTATATCATTATCAAAAGTGACTATACTGTGACTCACTCATCAACACTAAGTTCTCCACACCCTTTTAAACCATATGAAGCTGACTACAACCAATTCGTAGCAAATCCCGGACTTGTTGTTAGAGCCGAAAATGGCGGGTATGCTATTATGTTATTCCCAATTGGTTATCATAATACGATAGGTGATCAATCTAACATAGATAGACCTAGACTTACATGGGGGAACTCGCCTTCTGAAGATTATTATTATAGAAAATAAAAAACGCTACTCACTCTGACATCTTCAGACATACACATGTTTCTAAACTGGCAGAGTTAAGTGTACCACTTCACATGATTCAGAAACGAGTAGGTCATGCGAATGAAGGTATTACCAGAGACATTTACTTACATATTACTAACAAAATGAAAAGCGATACTAAGGACCTTTTAGAATTCCTTTAAGGGTTCTTTTTTAATTGATAAAAAATTGCCCCCTTTTTGCCCCCTTTTGAATATCACTACCTTTCAAACAAACTTATAGCATGTTTTTAGACATAAGAAAAACCCTTATAAAATAAGGGTTTAACACCGATATATTAACGACGGATTTCTTTGATACGCGCTGCTTTACCTTGAAGTGCACGGAGGTAATAAAGTTTAGCACGACGTACTTTACCGTAGCGGATTACTTCGATTTTTTCTACACGTGGTGTGTGGATTGGGAAGATACGTTCAACACCAACACCGTTTGAAATTTTACGAACTGTATAAGTTTCTGAGATGCCTTGACCTTTACGGGCAATAACAACACCTTCAAAAAGCTGGATACGTTCGCGCGTTCCTTCGACAACTTTAGCGTGAACACGCACAGAGTCACCAGGACGGAAAGCAGGGATGTCGCTGCGAAGTTGACCTTCGTTGATAGCTTCGATTAATGGATTCATTTTTTATTCTCCTCTTCTACCCATCTTAAAACTTACCGTAGTATTCGTGACATAGCACACGTTCCAGCGGATGAGCGGTTTATATGCGTCCATTACGCACCTAATTATTATATCAGGAATGATACTTATTTACAAGCTAATTATTAAAAAAACAACTAAAAATGACAGCTTAGTCCCTATACGCGCATCATAAATCAAAAATCTTGCCTGGATTCAGCATATTTTCTGGATCTAGTGCCACTTTCATCGTTTTCATCGTCGCTAAGGCAATTGGATCGCTATATTTTTCAAAATAATATTTTTTAAGCAGGCCAATCCCATGTTCAGCAGAAGGTTTCCCACCTACTTGGGCGATATAGGCATAGAGTTGTTCTAAATAGCGACTTAGTTTTTCTTCCCAGACTGCATCTGATAAGTCATTTTTTATGATATTAGCATGGATATTCCCATCACCTGCATGACCAAAAAAGATAGCTGATAGGCTTTCTTTTTGTGCCAAGTCCTTGAGCGCGACGATTGTCGATGCTATTTTGCTGACTGGTACGACAACATCTAGTGGCTCTTGTAAGCTCTCTAGTTCAACTGAGGAAACGATGGCACCTCGAAGCTGCCAAACAGTTTGAAGGGTTTCCTCGTCTGTCAGCGTTAGCGTATACGCACTTAAGCTACTTAAGTAACGCAGCTCTTGGGCTAATTGGTCCTCATCATTGCCATCCAAAGTAATGAGGAGGAAAGCCTCTCCAGAGATAGCAGGAAAACTTAGCCCTAATCCTTTTTCAGAATAGGCGATACTATCACGTTCAAAAAACTCGAGCGTCGCAGGCACAAGCCCACTAGACAGGATAGCAAATACCTTGGGTGAGAGTTGACTCAAGCTATCAAATCCTAGTAGGATATCACGCCTAAATTTAGGCTTAGGCTGAATCTTTAAATCAAGCTCGGTTATGACCCCTAGTGTGCCCTCGCTACCGATAAACACATCTTTCAAGTCATAGCCTGAACTATCTTTGCGATTGATCGAGCCGACCTGCATGACTTGTCCACTTGCCAATACCACACGCATGCTCCGGATGTTATCACGTGTCACACCATACTTAATGGCGCGCATGCCACCAGCATTTGTCGCAGCATTCCCACCAATCGTTGCTAGTTTGCTACCAGGATCAGGGGCATAAAAATAGGCTGTATCTGCTAAATAATCTGAAATTTGGGCAATCGTCACACCTGCTTGGACTTTTAGCGTCAACGTTTCACTGTCAAGGCTAATGATTTTGTTTAGTTTTTCTAAACTCATTAAGACTTGATGGTTATCTGGAAACGTTGCACCTGAAAGTCCTGTATGTCCACCGATGGTAATCAATTTTTGCTTTTTTATTCTGACAGTTTGCACCATATCAATAATATCAGCTTCATGCATAGGGAAGAATATTACCTCTGCTTGTCCCTTTTCTCCAGTGACCCGATTAATTAAATACTTATCTGAAATATTCATCGTTTATTTTCATCCTCAACTATCGCTAAAACATCTGTCAGGCTATGGACGATAAAATCCGGATTAATGCCTGCCACTAGCGTTTCATTTCTTCTATTTAGCCAAACTGATCTGATACCAGTTGCGTTTGCTCCTAAAACATCCGTAAGTAGATTATCGCCAACCATCAGGGTTGTCTGCTTGTCTGCTTGTAACCGAGAGAGGGCAAAGTCAAATAGCGCAGGCGCAGGTTTACCCTGGCCAAAGTCTCCAGAACTAATGATGCGCTTAAAGTACTTTCTAAGTTTAGGGACTTTCCTCAGCTTCAACTGCTGTAAAGCAGGCGCATCATTCGTCAAAAGGAGTAATGGATAGGCTTCGTACAGCTGGTCTAAAACCTCAAACGTATCCTCATATACCAGCACAGTCTCTATTCTGATTGCAATATACATCAACTCTAACACTTTAGCCATTCGTCTATCAAAAATCCCTAGGGCTGCTAAGGTACGCAGCCAAACTTTTTCACGGTATAGCCTAATATGTCGATCCAACTCAGGGAATCTTAATGTCTCATCATTAAACTTTCCCCATAATCCCTCGATAGGACTGATACCGATCATGACTGTAAAATCATAAAAATCATAGCTTTCAAAAAGGGCCAGTGCTTCTGCTTTAAGACAGGTTTCAAATTCATCAACAGAGAGGTGGGGATGATTAGTTCGTAAAAATGATGTCAGTCTCTCCAATGCCATACGATCAGCATGGTCTGATGATAAAAGTGTATTATCAAGGTCAAATATTAGGGCTGTTACTGTCATTTATTACCTCGTTTTCTTTCCTAAAATTTAAAACTTTGCATTTCCAGGCAAGCTGCCTGTCTTTCAA
Proteins encoded in this region:
- a CDS encoding HAD family hydrolase, with amino-acid sequence MTVTALIFDLDNTLLSSDHADRMALERLTSFLRTNHPHLSVDEFETCLKAEALALFESYDFYDFTVMIGISPIEGLWGKFNDETLRFPELDRHIRLYREKVWLRTLAALGIFDRRMAKVLELMYIAIRIETVLVYEDTFEVLDQLYEAYPLLLLTNDAPALQQLKLRKVPKLRKYFKRIISSGDFGQGKPAPALFDFALSRLQADKQTTLMVGDNLLTDVLGANATGIRSVWLNRRNETLVAGINPDFIVHSLTDVLAIVEDENKR
- a CDS encoding DUF6287 domain-containing protein, whose translation is MEKAIILGFLLCSTLLVGCSNNKKTTEASKENKIEKSASKNSVTEKTSSKSEVTKSTEQTVSESASQNPPQSATEPVVTEQDINPGAIFNGDISSIVGKWEDTKGDYIIIKSDYTVTHSSTLSSPHPFKPYEADYNQFVANPGLVVRAENGGYAIMLFPIGYHNTIGDQSNIDRPRLTWGNSPSEDYYYRK
- the rplS gene encoding 50S ribosomal protein L19 codes for the protein MNPLIEAINEGQLRSDIPAFRPGDSVRVHAKVVEGTRERIQLFEGVVIARKGQGISETYTVRKISNGVGVERIFPIHTPRVEKIEVIRYGKVRRAKLYYLRALQGKAARIKEIRR
- a CDS encoding DUF4352 domain-containing protein, with amino-acid sequence MSLNDGIETPGKSKKTSLRIIIFLISVVLIICGAITSLVTYRPKSISTSLNAKVAKKTGKVGQDVIINDVYYKVNSVTYNPGTKYAIPRAGNQFVIVNVTVTNKGKKTIDYNLFDFKLDDKGNQTALTESIIGDDGKNIVNDRFPSGSLAQGGSVTGTMVGQAKIADKDSYNLLYQSNRLANKNQITFNLN
- a CDS encoding FAD-binding oxidoreductase, translating into MNISDKYLINRVTGEKGQAEVIFFPMHEADIIDMVQTVRIKKQKLITIGGHTGLSGATFPDNHQVLMSLEKLNKIISLDSETLTLKVQAGVTIAQISDYLADTAYFYAPDPGSKLATIGGNAATNAGGMRAIKYGVTRDNIRSMRVVLASGQVMQVGSINRKDSSGYDLKDVFIGSEGTLGVITELDLKIQPKPKFRRDILLGFDSLSQLSPKVFAILSSGLVPATLEFFERDSIAYSEKGLGLSFPAISGEAFLLITLDGNDEDQLAQELRYLSSLSAYTLTLTDEETLQTVWQLRGAIVSSVELESLQEPLDVVVPVSKIASTIVALKDLAQKESLSAIFFGHAGDGNIHANIIKNDLSDAVWEEKLSRYLEQLYAYIAQVGGKPSAEHGIGLLKKYYFEKYSDPIALATMKTMKVALDPENMLNPGKIFDL